TGAACTTGCACATCTTCACCCCCAGGAGCTGTGTGGCCTGTTCTTCCATGACGGCCCCTGTGCACAGCAAAATCTTGGCCTTGGTCAAGTACTTGATGGTTTCTGATGTCTTCCTGAGACACTCCTCAGAAAGATATGGAGGATCCGCCACCACGACGTCAAAGCTATGTGTAGGGATGTGTTCAGGTAGATCCAGTGGATTATTGTAATCATAGAAGATAAAGTCCTCTCCATATATGGCAAACCTTTTGTCATATTCAAAGATGCATATGGAAAAGTCTTCTCTGTGCAGCTCTCGGAGCTTCTGGTAAACACTGGGGGCGCTCACACAGGCGATTCTGCCACCTTCTCCAGCAGCTGTAATCACTTCCTGTGCGAGTCGTAGGGCAGTTTCCGGACTATACCAAAACTGGCTCAGTTGCCAGTTCTCTTCTATTATTCCAATGTTATATTTATCATGTGCACCTGGGTCAGCTTGTTGCTTCTGCTCAGCATAAAATTCCTGGAGAGCTGCTAAGGCGTGGGAAGAAAGCTGAGGAGTATCGTCATCTTCTGTGTCACTCATGTCACCAATTGTGTACAGTCAGCCGCGCCGGCGCACTCAGAAGAGCCCGTCATATACTTTTAAACGATATTATCGCAAGATTTAGATCACTGGCTTCCATTCAGATAACGGACCAGAGTATACCTCTCAGATTACTCAAATGGTTATCTGCCTGTCTTCTTCTCTCATGgcatttcacattcttttttttttttttttttttttttatttttttattttttgacaggcagagtggatagtgagagagagagacagagagaaaggtcttcctttgccgttggttcaccctccaatggccgctaaggccagcaccgcgctgatctgatggcaggagccaggagccaggtgcttttcctggtctcccatggggtgcagggcccaagcacctgggccatcctccactgcactccctggccacagcagagagctggcctggaagaggggcaaccgggacagaatccggcgccccaaccaggactagaacctggtgtgccggcgccgctaggcggaggattagcctagtgagccgcggcgccggccggcatttCACATTCTCTGTCGACCTCCCTCTTCAGGAAAAGTAGAACAaatgaatggaattttaaaacaggCTCTAACTAAACTTTCTGCCCAGGTCCACTTAGACTGGGTAAAACTCTTTCCTTTAGCTCTGTTAAGAAGTAGAactcttggccagcgctgtggctcacttggctaatcctccgcctgtggcgccggcaccccggttctagtcccagttggggcactggattctgtcccgtttgctcctcttccagtccagctctcttctgtggccagggagtacagtggaggatggtccaagtgcttgggccctgcacccgcatgggagaccaggaggaagcacctggctcctggcttcggattggcgcaacatgccagccgtagcagccatttagggggtgaaccaacagaaggaagacctttctctctgtctctgtctgcctgtcaaaaaaacaaaaacaaacaaacaaacaaaaaaaacaaaaaaaaactcttcccCAGAAACTGCTAATACTTAGCCTGTTCGAAATTCTCTATGgacgccagcactgtggcttagctggtaagcccataggggcaccagctcaagtcctggctgctccacttccgatccagctctctgctatggcctgggagagcagtagaagatggcccaagtccttgggcccctgcacccacatgggagacccagaagaagctcctagttcctggctttggatcggcccagctccggccattgcagccatttggggagtgaaccagcagatggaagacctctctctctctgctgctccttctctctctgtataattctgactttcaaataaatcttttaaaaatttgttttttaaaaaaaggaattctcagccggcgccgtggctcaacaggctaatcctccgccttgcggcgctggcacaccgggttctagtcccagtcggggtgccggattctgtcctggttgcccctcgtccaggccagctctctgctatggcccgggtgtgcagtggaggatggcccaaatgcttgggccctgcacctgcatgggagaccaggaaaagcacctggctcctgtcttcggatcagtgtgatgcgccggccgcagcgcaccagccgcggcggccattggagggtgaaccaacggaaaaggaagacctttctctctctctctctctctctcactgtccactctgcctgtcaaaaaaaaaaaaaaaaaaaaaagaaaaaagaaaaaagaaaaaaaggaattctcTATGGAAGGCCTCTTCTTTCACCTAACTTTCCTCCCCTACAAAATTCTGAAGctattcctcctcctctcactTTCTTCTTACTGAAATGCGTGCTCACTTATGGACCTATGCACACATTCATCTGCCCAAATCACTCTCTACCTTCCGACTATACTCCTACCTTTCAACCTGGTGCCTGGGTTTATCTCAAAATGAAGCTGCTCTAAAGCCAAAATGGAATAGGCCAGGTGATAGACCACCCCCACTACTGCCAAATTCAAGGGACATACACACCCCCGGGTACATTTCACTTCATTAAAACTAGTAAGTCTACTCCCACAGGACCCACCACCAGATTGATGCAACTCTCCACAATGTCAGAACCATCTCATGTCCCTGACAATTCCTGAATTCAAcagatttttccaaattttttttttttttttttgacaggcagagtggatagtgagagagagagagagagagagagagagagagaaagctcttccttttttgttggttcaccctccaatggctgccacggccagcgcgctgcggccggcgcacggcgctgatccgatggcaggagccaggtgcttctcctggtctcccatggggtgcagggcccaagcacttgggccatcctccactgcactcccgggccacagcagagagctggcctggaagaggggcaatcgggacagaatctggcgccccgaccgggactagaacccggtgtgccggcgccacaaggcagaggattagcttattgagctgcggcgctggcctctccaAATAATTCTAACTCTGCCTCGTTTTGGCCATCTTTCCACCATGGGCAGTGTCCCTAATatctccttttatcctcataatcATAGTCTCCTAAATCTACCATGTGTAATTAACTTATTCCAAAGGTTCTTGCAGGAACAAATGACTACTATTATCTCAAGCCATCTTTCAGGAGCAACACAAAACTGCTCTCCCTCTTCAATCGACCCGGTCCCAAGTATACATCCTTGCCGCACAGCCACGTCCCTTATCAGCAGGAATAGCCAGAAAGGAACCAGCACCTCATCTCCTTACTTCTACTCAGTCAGGATTGATGGAAGAAGGACATGAGCATCAATAATTTTCACTCATtaccccaaaagacagataaaatcagaatttatCCCTTGTCCCTGAATTCCAATTCAGTCTACACCCTATtgttcccacccacccacccctgcatttttttaaagatttatttgaaaggcagagttatagaagggtggggagagagagagagagaggtctttt
The nucleotide sequence above comes from Oryctolagus cuniculus chromosome 20, mOryCun1.1, whole genome shotgun sequence. Encoded proteins:
- the LOC100338442 gene encoding EEF1A lysine methyltransferase 1: MSDTEDDDTPQLSSHALAALQEFYAEQKQQADPGAHDKYNIGIIEENWQLSQFWYSPETALRLAQEVITAAGEGGRIACVSAPSVYQKLRELHREDFSICIFEYDKRFAIYGEDFIFYDYNNPLDLPEHIPTHSFDVVVADPPYLSEECLRKTSETIKYLTKAKILLCTGAVMEEQATQLLGVKMCKFIPRHTRNLANEFRCYMNFDSGLDCGL